One Amycolatopsis sp. NBC_00355 genomic window carries:
- a CDS encoding ABC transporter permease, which translates to MTALTGLAKRRLFWPVVALLALLAGDLVASPAFFSIELRDGHLYGNLIDILKNGAPLILIAIGMTLVIATRGIDLSVGAVVAISGSLACLWIAEHPGGVGATLVAVGLALGLSLVLGAWNGWLVAALGIQPIIATLILMVAGRGIAQLISGGQIITITSAPYEWIGSGFVLTLPSAILIALAVFVLASLLVRRSALGLLVEAVGGNPEASRLAGLRSARLTWLVYVFCALCAGIAGLMISANVHSADANHAGLFIELDAILAVVVGGTQLTGGRFSVGGAVIGALLIQTLTTTVYALGIPPEAIMLFKAVVVLAVCLLQSPAFRRKLRRRRAPRPGQPAPAPAPEKVEVTA; encoded by the coding sequence ATGACCGCGTTGACCGGATTGGCGAAACGCCGGCTCTTCTGGCCCGTCGTGGCGTTGCTGGCCCTGCTGGCAGGCGACCTCGTCGCGAGCCCGGCGTTCTTCTCGATCGAACTGCGCGACGGTCACCTCTACGGGAACCTCATCGACATCCTGAAGAACGGCGCCCCGCTGATCCTCATCGCGATCGGCATGACGCTCGTCATCGCCACCCGCGGCATCGACCTCTCGGTGGGCGCGGTCGTCGCGATCAGCGGTTCGCTCGCCTGCCTGTGGATCGCCGAGCACCCCGGCGGCGTGGGCGCGACGCTCGTCGCGGTCGGCCTCGCGCTCGGGCTGTCGCTGGTGCTCGGGGCGTGGAACGGCTGGCTCGTCGCCGCCCTGGGCATCCAGCCGATCATCGCCACGCTCATCCTGATGGTCGCCGGGCGCGGGATCGCGCAGCTGATCTCCGGCGGCCAGATCATCACCATCACCTCGGCGCCGTACGAATGGATCGGCAGCGGGTTCGTGCTGACCCTGCCGAGCGCGATCCTCATCGCGCTGGCCGTGTTCGTGCTCGCGTCGCTGCTGGTCCGCCGCTCGGCTCTCGGCCTGCTCGTCGAGGCCGTCGGCGGCAACCCGGAGGCCAGCCGGCTGGCCGGCCTCCGCTCGGCCCGGCTGACCTGGCTCGTCTACGTCTTCTGCGCGCTGTGCGCGGGCATCGCCGGGCTGATGATCAGCGCGAACGTGCACAGCGCCGACGCCAACCACGCCGGGCTGTTCATCGAGCTCGACGCGATCCTCGCCGTCGTCGTCGGCGGCACCCAGCTGACCGGGGGCCGGTTCTCCGTGGGCGGCGCGGTGATCGGCGCCCTGCTCATCCAGACGCTCACCACCACCGTCTACGCCCTCGGCATCCCGCCCGAGGCGATCATGCTGTTCAAGGCCGTGGTCGTGCTCGCGGTGTGCCTGCTGCAATCGCCCGCGTTCCGCCGCAAGCTCCGGCGCCGCCGGGCACCCCGGCCCGGGCAGCCGGCCCCCGCACCCGCTCCGGAGAAGGTGGAGGTCACGGCATGA
- the yjfF gene encoding galactofuranose ABC transporter, permease protein YjfF — translation MTTLDRVRGYRPKQRHLPILATMALLVGAYVFGASSYEAFGSGQVVLDLFINNAFLLVVAVGMTFVILTGGIDLSVGSVVALSTVVSGDLMQKHGWPAYAAIAVVLVVGALLGAGMGALIHFFEIQPFIATLIGMFFARGLCYTISTEAYSIDNPTIATLAQTQIPLGGELHISISVVVALVVVAVAVYVLAFTHFGRTVYSIGGNAQSAMLMGLKTGRTKIAVYTISGLCSALGGLLLVLYKSSGDPLNGVGLELTAIAAVVIGGTILTGGSGYVLGTVLGIMVLGIIQTLITFDGTLNSWWTSIITGALLFVFIVLQRLVTRRTR, via the coding sequence ATGACGACCCTGGACCGTGTCCGCGGTTACCGGCCGAAGCAACGGCACCTGCCGATCCTCGCCACGATGGCGCTGCTCGTCGGGGCCTACGTCTTCGGCGCGTCGAGCTACGAGGCGTTCGGGTCCGGGCAGGTCGTGCTCGACCTGTTCATCAACAACGCCTTCCTGCTCGTGGTCGCCGTCGGGATGACGTTCGTGATCCTCACCGGCGGCATCGACCTGTCCGTCGGGTCCGTGGTCGCACTGTCCACAGTGGTCTCCGGTGACCTGATGCAGAAGCACGGGTGGCCCGCGTACGCGGCGATCGCGGTGGTGCTGGTGGTCGGCGCGCTGCTCGGCGCCGGAATGGGCGCGCTCATCCACTTCTTCGAGATCCAGCCGTTCATCGCGACGCTGATCGGGATGTTCTTCGCCCGCGGGCTCTGCTACACGATCAGCACGGAGGCGTACTCGATCGACAACCCGACGATCGCCACCCTCGCCCAGACGCAGATCCCCTTGGGCGGGGAGCTGCACATCTCGATCAGCGTGGTCGTGGCCCTGGTCGTCGTCGCGGTCGCGGTCTACGTGCTGGCGTTCACCCACTTCGGGCGCACCGTCTACTCGATCGGCGGCAACGCGCAGTCCGCGATGCTGATGGGTCTCAAGACCGGCCGCACGAAGATCGCGGTGTACACGATCAGCGGCCTCTGCTCGGCGCTCGGCGGGCTGCTGCTGGTGCTGTACAAGTCTTCCGGCGACCCGCTCAACGGAGTCGGCCTGGAGCTCACGGCGATCGCGGCGGTGGTCATCGGCGGCACCATCCTGACCGGCGGCTCCGGTTACGTGCTGGGCACCGTGCTCGGGATCATGGTCCTGGGCATCATCCAGACGCTGATCACCTTCGACGGCACCCTCAACTCGTGGTGGACCTCGATCATCACCGGGGCCCTCCTGTTCGTCTTCATCGTCCTGCAGCGGCTCGTCACCCGCAGAACCCGGTAG
- a CDS encoding helix-turn-helix transcriptional regulator: MQQAILIGPDTINRAAVAALLARAYDFDPHRVFDFEQIPLARAALTDRDTLVFVLYPAETDRHCRPEPGDSEAIEHHNLIFLVTSLSSHDAQKILSHKPRGVVFLDEGVTHLHDVIYTVEEGRRAVSNSLALSAWAAKECPLTPREREVLTAAAAGSPPKEVATALGLATGTVRNHLAAIQSKLRTRSLVDSIRVAQDAGWIT, encoded by the coding sequence ATGCAGCAAGCCATTCTCATCGGCCCGGACACCATCAACCGCGCGGCGGTCGCCGCACTGCTCGCCCGTGCCTACGACTTCGACCCGCATCGGGTGTTCGACTTCGAGCAGATCCCTCTCGCCCGCGCCGCACTCACCGACCGGGACACGCTCGTCTTCGTCCTCTACCCCGCCGAAACCGACCGCCACTGCCGGCCGGAGCCCGGCGATTCCGAAGCGATCGAGCACCACAACCTGATCTTCCTCGTGACGTCCTTGTCCAGTCACGACGCCCAGAAAATTCTTTCCCACAAACCACGGGGCGTGGTCTTCCTGGACGAAGGCGTCACCCACCTCCACGACGTCATCTACACCGTCGAAGAGGGACGCCGAGCCGTCAGCAACAGCCTGGCCCTGTCCGCCTGGGCGGCCAAAGAGTGTCCGCTGACCCCGCGGGAACGTGAGGTACTGACCGCTGCCGCCGCCGGAAGCCCGCCCAAAGAGGTCGCCACCGCACTCGGGCTGGCGACCGGGACCGTCCGCAACCACCTGGCCGCGATCCAGAGCAAGCTGCGCACCCGTTCTCTCGTGGACAGCATCCGCGTGGCACAGGACGCGGGCTGGATCACCTGA
- a CDS encoding EthD family reductase — protein MHRLTVLYPAPTDPAHFRDHYVRVHLPLAAKLPGLVRMQHAFDVEGLGGASPYFAVFHGDFESAEAMAAALGSEEGKAVSADVANYATGGAQLVHYELS, from the coding sequence GTGCACCGGCTCACCGTGCTCTACCCCGCTCCCACCGATCCCGCGCACTTCCGGGACCACTACGTCCGCGTCCACCTGCCGCTGGCGGCGAAGCTCCCCGGGCTCGTCCGGATGCAGCACGCCTTCGACGTCGAGGGCCTGGGCGGGGCCAGCCCGTACTTCGCGGTCTTCCACGGCGACTTCGAGTCGGCCGAGGCCATGGCCGCCGCCCTGGGGTCGGAGGAAGGCAAGGCGGTCTCCGCGGACGTCGCCAACTACGCGACCGGCGGCGCGCAGCTGGTGCACTACGAGCTGAGCTGA
- a CDS encoding SDR family oxidoreductase — MNSFKDRVAIVTGASRGIGLGIAKTLVERGAKVCITARKPEALEEAVSSLGGPDVAMFVPGKSDDTDHQDEAVAKTIETFGRLDYLVNNTGINPVYGPTLDIDPGAAAKILGVNVLAPLGWTKRARDAWMGEHGGAVVNVASVAGLGASPGIGMYGVSKAALIRLTVELGAELGPKIRVNAVAPAVVKTKFATALYEGREEEVASAYPMKRLGLPSDIAGAVAFLLSDDASWITGQTVVLDGGVTLGGGL; from the coding sequence GTGAACTCGTTCAAGGATCGCGTCGCGATCGTCACCGGGGCCAGCCGGGGCATCGGCCTCGGCATCGCGAAGACGCTCGTCGAGCGCGGGGCCAAGGTCTGCATCACCGCGCGCAAGCCCGAAGCCCTGGAAGAGGCGGTCAGCTCCCTCGGCGGCCCGGACGTCGCCATGTTCGTGCCCGGCAAGTCCGACGACACCGACCACCAGGACGAGGCCGTCGCGAAGACGATCGAGACCTTCGGCCGGCTCGACTACCTGGTCAACAACACCGGCATCAACCCGGTCTACGGCCCGACGCTCGACATCGACCCGGGCGCCGCGGCCAAGATCCTCGGGGTCAACGTGCTCGCGCCGCTCGGCTGGACCAAGCGCGCCCGCGACGCGTGGATGGGCGAGCACGGCGGCGCCGTCGTCAACGTCGCCTCCGTCGCCGGCCTCGGCGCCTCGCCCGGCATCGGGATGTACGGCGTGAGCAAGGCCGCGCTGATCCGGCTGACCGTCGAGCTCGGCGCCGAGCTGGGCCCGAAGATCCGGGTCAACGCCGTCGCCCCGGCCGTCGTCAAGACGAAGTTCGCGACCGCCCTGTACGAAGGCCGCGAGGAGGAGGTCGCCTCGGCGTACCCGATGAAGCGGCTCGGCCTGCCGTCCGACATCGCGGGCGCGGTGGCGTTCCTGCTGTCCGACGACGCGAGCTGGATCACCGGCCAGACCGTGGTCCTCGACGGCGGCGTCACCCTGGGCGGTGGCCTGTGA
- a CDS encoding SDR family oxidoreductase — MTGVVVTGGGGGIGATLARRFVADGAQVVVADLDGDKVTEVAAEIGATAFVGDVASVDGVAKLVESARETLGEIDIFCANAGIAPFGGAESPEEVWARTWDVNVMAHVRAANLLLPAWLERGKGHFIATVSAAGLLTSLGSAPYSVTKHGALAFAEYLSATYRHRGLTVQAICPQGVRTAMLESTGTAGQLLMGASAIEPEQVADALFKAIEENRFLVLPHPEVAGYYAARATETDRWLGGMNKLQRKVEQALGDA, encoded by the coding sequence GTGACCGGCGTCGTCGTCACCGGGGGCGGCGGCGGTATCGGGGCCACGCTGGCCCGCCGGTTCGTCGCCGACGGCGCCCAGGTCGTCGTCGCGGACCTCGACGGCGACAAGGTCACCGAGGTCGCGGCCGAGATCGGCGCGACGGCGTTCGTCGGCGACGTCGCGAGCGTCGACGGCGTCGCGAAGCTGGTCGAGAGCGCGCGGGAGACCCTCGGTGAGATCGACATCTTCTGCGCCAACGCCGGGATCGCGCCCTTCGGCGGCGCGGAAAGCCCCGAGGAGGTCTGGGCGCGCACCTGGGACGTCAACGTGATGGCGCACGTCCGCGCGGCCAACCTGCTGCTGCCCGCGTGGCTCGAGCGCGGCAAGGGCCACTTCATCGCGACGGTCTCCGCCGCCGGCCTGCTCACCAGCCTCGGCTCGGCGCCGTACTCGGTCACCAAGCACGGCGCGCTGGCGTTCGCCGAGTACCTGTCGGCGACCTACCGCCACCGCGGCCTCACCGTGCAGGCGATCTGCCCGCAGGGTGTGCGCACGGCGATGCTGGAGAGCACCGGCACCGCCGGGCAGCTGCTCATGGGCGCGTCGGCGATCGAGCCCGAGCAGGTCGCGGACGCGCTGTTCAAGGCGATCGAGGAGAACCGCTTCCTGGTGCTGCCGCACCCCGAGGTCGCCGGCTACTACGCCGCGCGCGCCACCGAGACCGACCGGTGGCTCGGCGGGATGAACAAGCTGCAGCGCAAGGTCGAGCAGGCGCTCGGCGACGCATGA
- a CDS encoding acyl-CoA carboxylase subunit beta: protein MTWEPEVGEIARRRELAERMGGPEKVARQHAAGRSTVRERIAALADPGTFDEIGALAGTASYVDGELESFTPANFIIGTARLDGRRVAIGGDDFTVRGGAADAAIMEKQVYAERLANELRLPMVRLIEGTGGGGSVKMLEQHGFTYVPVNPGWDLVVDNLSTVPVVAACLGPVAGLGAARAVMSHLCVLVEEAGQLFVAGPPVVKHATGEDLTKEELGGSDVHRRSGAVDRIVSSEAEAFAVLKQFLSYLPSSVDSLPPVTSTSDPVGRRDEALLSLVPRNRRQPYRLRPLLEGVFDDGSVFDYAVSGGSAYAGLARLNGHPVGVLATDPYRGATLTPEGADVMTRLVDLCETFHLPLVSLTDQAGMVIGAAAERAGAIRHGARAVTAVYQARVPMAEVIVRRVFGVGGAGQTNRHRLVRRWAWPSGDWGSLPVEGGIEAAYRAELDAADDREARIEEIRARLDAVRSPFRTAERFSVEDVIDPRETRARLCDWVPDAYAVLPKLLGRPSFGTRP from the coding sequence ATGACCTGGGAGCCGGAGGTCGGCGAGATCGCGCGGCGGCGCGAGCTGGCCGAGCGGATGGGCGGGCCGGAGAAGGTGGCCCGCCAGCACGCGGCCGGGCGCTCCACGGTCCGTGAACGCATCGCGGCGCTCGCCGACCCCGGCACCTTCGACGAGATCGGCGCGCTCGCCGGGACGGCGTCCTATGTGGACGGCGAGCTGGAGTCGTTCACGCCGGCCAACTTCATCATCGGCACCGCTCGGCTCGACGGGCGCCGCGTCGCGATCGGCGGCGACGACTTCACCGTGCGGGGCGGCGCGGCCGACGCGGCGATCATGGAGAAGCAGGTCTACGCCGAGCGGCTCGCGAACGAGCTGCGTCTGCCGATGGTGCGGCTGATCGAGGGCACCGGCGGTGGCGGCAGCGTCAAGATGCTGGAGCAGCACGGGTTCACCTACGTCCCGGTCAACCCGGGCTGGGACCTGGTGGTGGACAACCTGTCCACGGTGCCGGTCGTCGCGGCGTGCCTCGGCCCGGTGGCCGGGCTGGGCGCCGCGCGGGCCGTGATGTCGCACCTGTGCGTGCTCGTCGAGGAGGCCGGGCAGCTGTTCGTCGCCGGGCCGCCGGTGGTGAAGCACGCGACGGGCGAGGACCTCACGAAGGAGGAACTGGGCGGTTCCGATGTGCACCGTCGCAGCGGCGCGGTGGACCGGATCGTGTCGTCCGAGGCCGAAGCTTTCGCGGTGCTGAAGCAGTTCCTGTCATATTTGCCGTCCTCTGTGGACTCCTTGCCACCGGTGACGTCCACTTCGGACCCGGTGGGCCGGCGCGACGAAGCGCTGCTCTCGCTCGTCCCGCGCAACCGGCGTCAGCCGTACCGGCTGCGGCCGTTGCTGGAGGGCGTCTTCGACGACGGCTCGGTGTTCGACTACGCCGTGTCGGGTGGCTCGGCGTACGCGGGATTGGCGCGGTTGAACGGACATCCGGTCGGCGTGCTGGCCACCGACCCGTACCGCGGCGCGACGCTGACGCCCGAGGGCGCCGACGTCATGACGCGCCTGGTCGACCTCTGCGAGACGTTCCACCTGCCGCTGGTTTCGCTGACCGACCAGGCCGGCATGGTGATCGGCGCGGCGGCCGAACGCGCGGGCGCGATCCGCCACGGCGCCCGCGCGGTGACCGCCGTCTACCAGGCGCGGGTGCCGATGGCCGAGGTGATCGTGCGGCGCGTGTTCGGCGTCGGCGGCGCGGGCCAGACCAACCGGCACCGCCTGGTCCGGCGCTGGGCGTGGCCCTCGGGTGACTGGGGTTCGCTGCCCGTCGAGGGCGGCATCGAAGCCGCCTACCGCGCCGAACTCGACGCGGCCGACGACCGGGAGGCGCGGATCGAGGAGATCCGCGCCCGCCTCGACGCCGTCCGCTCGCCGTTCCGCACGGCCGAGCGGTTCTCGGTGGAGGACGTCATCGACCCCCGCGAGACCCGCGCCCGGCTGTGCGACTGGGTGCCGGACGCCTACGCCGTGCTCCCGAAGCTGCTGGGCCGCCCGTCCTTCGGCACGCGGCCCTAG
- a CDS encoding dihydrofolate reductase family protein, translated as MAKLLYGFSMSLDGFLAGPGGDMSWLTPYLRPDPVVEELIPQIGSLLVGRRTFGGDDPHRGDPEREGKAFGGGWEGPQFVLTHRPAAPVPDVTFVGDLHEAVDAAKAAAGDKYVNVLGADVARQCLEAGLLDEILAMPVPVLLGDGVRIFDHPGGTTVPLEVVAPNWYRVVSV; from the coding sequence ATGGCGAAACTGCTCTACGGCTTCAGCATGTCGCTCGACGGCTTCCTCGCCGGTCCCGGCGGCGACATGTCCTGGCTGACCCCGTACCTGCGCCCCGACCCGGTGGTCGAAGAGTTGATCCCGCAGATCGGCTCGCTGCTGGTCGGGCGGCGGACGTTCGGCGGCGACGACCCGCACCGCGGTGACCCCGAGCGCGAGGGCAAGGCCTTCGGCGGCGGCTGGGAAGGGCCTCAGTTCGTGCTCACCCACCGGCCGGCCGCGCCGGTCCCGGACGTCACCTTCGTCGGTGACCTGCACGAAGCCGTCGACGCGGCGAAGGCGGCCGCGGGCGACAAGTACGTCAACGTCCTCGGCGCCGACGTCGCGCGCCAGTGCCTCGAAGCCGGGCTCCTGGACGAAATCCTGGCGATGCCCGTGCCGGTCCTGCTCGGCGACGGCGTCCGGATCTTCGACCACCCCGGCGGCACGACCGTCCCGCTCGAGGTGGTGGCGCCGAACTGGTACCGGGTCGTGAGTGTTTAG